Part of the Zingiber officinale cultivar Zhangliang chromosome 8A, Zo_v1.1, whole genome shotgun sequence genome, ccgtgcacagtagcaagctgaatcgatcagtggatcaatccaatagctccaatcgattgagtgacaagctcaatcgatcgggaAGCTGGATTTTGACTAGAAACCTTTAGTTGtagctccttgaccatgggggatgaaaGATATGTTATGTATACCTTAGAtcccatcccttagcacatgtagacaAAGAAATTGCATtagcataaagaaattttaaattagatcagttttccacacattaagaatagtttagcaacaacttaatgtaacccccggccttacagcttagtcagtagaaggcggtgCGTTACATAACAACATTTAACATCAAAATAGTGTTGTAAATAcagaaattgattttcctcattattattcttcttctctgaacttgggataaaagctactgaggttcctacataattgggagactttgcaaaaccaaagtaactaatttattaggttgaaatgatagatagatgaatattatggatactgttgtaagaagaatactgttgtaagaagaatactgttgtaagaagaatatttacaaAACCAACGTGTAAAATTCAACGTGTGTTGGAGCTAATATTTGTAAATATCTGAAGAGTTGAACTTCGCAATAAATTAGATGTGACGTGAATTGTGGTACTTGGTGCATCAAGTGGTGTATAAGTTATTTGACATATTACTGTTGAAGAGTCAAAGGATTTCTCAATTTCATTCTTAATTTAAACAAGACATTTTTTTTCACTGGCCTCTTAATTCAAGCTCTTTCTATGTTTCAACAATTTGCGGGAATCATGGAGAGCAAGACGTGGATATGGAATAGGAAGTCCACAGGGAAGAACATTGAGGTTAGCAGTAATCAAATCATCTTTTTGATGGTTTATTACTGATTTTTGCACAACTAATGTTTCAGTATAAACAATTCTCGGACTCAAAGATCGATATCTTCTATTACTAATTTTGATTGTTTATTACTGGttttttattgttaattttttGGATTATAAATAAAGAAGGCAACAACTCATCAGTACCAAACAAATTTTCAGCTCTTCTAGACTGAGCATGTCTCTTCTTATGTTGGGAATCAATTTGTAAATGCCTATGATTTCTCTCAGAAAGGGAAGACCCTGGAGTTGGAGAAATCTGTAGAAAACTTGAACGAACAACTATCTTCTGTCCGCAGCGAGTCCAATGCTAAAGATGATCTTTTGGCAAAGCAAACAAAAGTAGCTGAGGAAGCAATTTcaggttagatttttttttcctttcattttcTTCCCAACACAGAAACTATGTTGTTTTAAGAACAAACCATGCATGATCTACTTGTTAGGATGGGAAAAAGCAGAAGCTCGAGCTCTGGCTTTACAGAAACAATTGGATGATGCCTTGCTTCAGAAGAAAATGGCAGAAGAAAGATTAGTCGAACAGGATACAGAATTACAAGAATTCAGGCAGCAACTAATTTATTAGTTGtaaatactgttgtaagaagaatactgttgtaagaagaatattagttactttgcaaaaccaaagtaactaatttattagtttatgtattttatggatattgttgtaagaagaatatttatgtaatttgtgaatatttgtgtattttatagatactgttgaatgaagaatatttgtgtaatttgtgaatatttgtgtatttttttttgttattgtttcagaaatcaaatttgtactgttaaaaaatactgatattacatcagttttccaccgctgcaaaaccggtgttattaactaatattacatcggtcgtatacctctgtcaaaactggtgttattaacatataatattacattggttttacaccgttgatgaaacggtgttgttaagtgatactacaccggttaataaacGATttgaacaccggtgtcgttaagtgatactacaccggttttaaaccgatgtctaaaatggcagactttttacatcgctgtcatagacatcggtcgaaaatgtaatagacaccggtggaaaaccgatgtctatgagggtttttgttgtagtgggaattgcaccaaacaatctccccaaatgaacaactgcacctgcacttgtccatatcatcgaagtcttgtattatcaaacatcgaaacccaaaccaag contains:
- the LOC122011033 gene encoding filament-like plant protein 5, with amino-acid sequence MESKTWIWNRKSTGKNIEKGKTLELEKSVENLNEQLSSVRSESNAKDDLLAKQTKVAEEAISGWEKAEARALALQKQLDDALLQKKMAEERLVEQDTELQEFRQQLIY